A part of Deltaproteobacteria bacterium genomic DNA contains:
- a CDS encoding bifunctional (p)ppGpp synthetase/guanosine-3',5'-bis(diphosphate) 3'-pyrophosphohydrolase, producing the protein MAATRRYEEIAEALSSYLPSPDLDLVQKAYLYSAKVHAGQVRKSGEAYLIHPLEVAWLLTELRLDEASVVTGLLHDTIEDTLTSMDDIRDMFGPEVALMVDGVTKLSEIRFDTDEHKQAENFRKMLVAMAKDIRVILVKLADRLHNMRTLHHLPDRKRVRIAQETVDIYAPLANRLGIHWVKSELEDLSFQYLQPEDFADLKGRVDRLTEERHAYVENVVDVIKAEMTKRELSVDVSGRPKHLFSIFKKMSQQQIEFEQVYDVIAFRVLVDTVGQCYEVLGHVHSLWHPIPGRFKDYIAMPKPNQYQSLHTSVIGPEGERIEIQIRTREMQKICEEGVAAHWDYKEGANLSEGNKNQFAWLRQLMEWQQDLKDPNEFLDTVKYDLFTDEVFVFTPRGEVISLKRGSTPVDFAFAIHTEVGSKCAGAKINGRMVPLRHELKNGDMVEVITNSNQRPNRDWLKFVASGRARQKIRTIIRSDERERSRELGRDILERELKRNNFSLNKLLKDGRMQAIVERSKHRDVEGLYVAIGYGNTTPAQIISKLDPQTPPKEAEPTPLSTIFKKVARRSNSGIVVSGIEDVLVRFAKCCNPLPGDSILGFVTRGRGITVHLNTCSRAIDMDPERQMDVSWDDGASIARPVTVRVTTEDRAGLLAEISQIFTNASVNISEANCKVVGEDRAVNTFEVLIRDKEQLRSVVGKIKGLRGIVSVDRV; encoded by the coding sequence ATGGCAGCGACTCGTCGTTATGAAGAAATTGCTGAAGCGCTTAGCTCCTACTTACCAAGTCCCGATCTCGACTTGGTTCAAAAGGCTTATCTGTATTCAGCCAAGGTCCACGCAGGTCAGGTTCGCAAAAGCGGCGAAGCTTATCTTATTCATCCTCTGGAAGTAGCTTGGCTCCTGACGGAACTTCGGCTTGATGAAGCCAGTGTTGTAACTGGACTGCTCCACGATACCATCGAAGACACTCTGACGAGCATGGATGACATACGGGATATGTTCGGTCCGGAGGTTGCACTGATGGTCGACGGTGTAACCAAACTTTCCGAGATTCGTTTCGATACAGATGAGCACAAACAAGCGGAGAATTTTCGCAAGATGCTCGTTGCGATGGCGAAGGATATTCGCGTCATTTTAGTGAAGCTGGCAGACCGCTTGCACAACATGCGCACCTTGCACCATCTGCCTGACCGCAAACGCGTTCGTATCGCTCAAGAGACAGTCGACATTTACGCACCTTTAGCCAACCGCTTGGGTATCCACTGGGTGAAGAGTGAACTGGAAGATTTATCCTTTCAGTATTTGCAGCCAGAGGATTTCGCCGACCTCAAAGGCCGCGTCGACCGCTTGACCGAAGAGCGTCACGCCTATGTAGAAAACGTCGTGGATGTCATCAAGGCCGAAATGACAAAACGCGAGCTCAGCGTGGATGTGTCAGGGCGCCCGAAGCATCTTTTCTCGATTTTCAAAAAGATGTCTCAGCAGCAAATTGAGTTCGAACAAGTCTACGATGTCATTGCCTTCCGGGTCCTGGTGGATACGGTAGGGCAGTGTTACGAGGTTTTGGGTCACGTGCACTCCTTGTGGCACCCGATTCCCGGTCGTTTTAAAGACTATATCGCCATGCCCAAGCCCAATCAGTATCAGTCCTTGCATACGAGTGTGATTGGTCCTGAAGGCGAACGCATCGAGATCCAGATTCGTACACGTGAGATGCAGAAGATTTGTGAAGAAGGTGTTGCGGCACATTGGGACTACAAAGAGGGCGCAAACCTTAGTGAGGGCAACAAGAACCAGTTTGCTTGGCTTCGCCAGCTCATGGAATGGCAGCAAGACTTAAAGGACCCCAACGAATTTCTTGATACCGTTAAATACGACCTGTTCACCGATGAAGTGTTTGTTTTTACGCCTCGCGGTGAAGTTATTTCATTAAAGCGCGGGTCGACACCTGTGGATTTTGCTTTTGCGATTCACACTGAAGTTGGCAGCAAGTGCGCGGGCGCCAAAATCAATGGGCGGATGGTTCCGCTTCGGCACGAACTCAAAAACGGCGACATGGTTGAGGTCATTACAAACTCCAACCAGCGACCCAACCGTGACTGGTTGAAATTTGTTGCTTCTGGCCGGGCAAGGCAGAAAATACGGACGATTATTCGCAGCGATGAGCGTGAGCGGTCGCGAGAATTGGGCCGCGACATCTTGGAGCGCGAGCTCAAGCGCAATAACTTCTCGTTGAATAAGCTACTCAAAGACGGACGTATGCAGGCGATTGTGGAGCGTTCAAAGCATCGTGATGTCGAAGGACTCTATGTGGCGATTGGCTACGGGAATACCACGCCGGCCCAGATTATCTCTAAGCTGGATCCTCAAACGCCGCCTAAAGAAGCTGAGCCGACTCCATTAAGCACTATTTTCAAGAAGGTGGCTCGCCGATCAAATTCGGGGATTGTCGTTTCTGGTATTGAAGATGTGCTGGTCCGGTTTGCGAAGTGCTGCAACCCACTACCTGGAGACTCGATCTTGGGTTTTGTCACCCGAGGACGAGGTATCACCGTTCACCTCAACACCTGCTCTCGAGCCATTGATATGGACCCTGAACGCCAAATGGACGTTTCGTGGGATGATGGAGCCAGTATTGCGCGTCCGGTGACTGTACGAGTCACTACCGAAGACCGGGCAGGGCTTTTGGCCGAGATTTCCCAGATTTTCACCAATGCGTCGGTCAATATCTCCGAGGCCAACTGTAAGGTGGTTGGCGAGGACCGTGCGGTGAACACTTTTGAGGTTCTCATCCGCGATAAAGAGCAACTTCGCAGCGTTGTGGGCAAGATAAAGGGACTTCGGGGCATCGTAAGTGTGGACCGTGTTTGA
- a CDS encoding diacylglycerol kinase family lipid kinase, with the protein MKTFVVANPKAAGGKVAKRWAELYLSISSSLGNTTLRFTGHQGHATELVRQAIHDGYERIAIVGGDGSINDGVNGFFDDSGEQINPEVILAIIPAGTGGDFSRSIGMSDVNPEQALRSASVRNVDLGRMRLSDGKGGETTRYFMNIASFGSTAAIMDKINSAPKILPGKATYFWGSIKGLMTYQNQRIRLRVDDVFDEELRVNSVAVANGRYFGGSMKIAPKARLTDGLLDVVIVGDVSLGEFLRSNKKLYKGEHLDLKPFTFLRGKEVIAEPVDYDPVLLEADGERPGQLPARIDLVPDSIRLWAPWDRAEAG; encoded by the coding sequence ATGAAGACCTTTGTTGTAGCAAATCCTAAGGCAGCTGGTGGTAAGGTTGCGAAACGATGGGCAGAGCTCTACCTGAGCATTTCTTCCAGTCTCGGCAACACAACCCTACGGTTTACCGGGCACCAAGGACACGCCACGGAGCTTGTTCGACAGGCCATCCATGATGGTTACGAGCGCATCGCGATAGTTGGAGGAGACGGAAGCATCAATGACGGTGTGAATGGCTTCTTCGATGATTCGGGCGAGCAAATTAATCCTGAGGTCATTCTAGCGATTATTCCTGCTGGTACCGGTGGCGATTTCTCTCGCTCGATTGGCATGAGTGACGTGAACCCAGAGCAGGCATTGCGGTCTGCCTCAGTACGAAACGTCGATTTAGGTCGAATGAGACTATCTGATGGCAAGGGCGGGGAGACTACCCGTTATTTTATGAACATCGCAAGCTTCGGTTCCACCGCGGCTATCATGGATAAGATCAACAGCGCGCCCAAAATTCTGCCCGGTAAGGCAACTTACTTTTGGGGCAGTATCAAAGGCTTGATGACTTACCAAAACCAGCGAATTCGGCTTCGCGTAGATGATGTTTTCGATGAAGAACTGCGCGTCAACTCCGTAGCAGTGGCCAACGGGCGTTATTTTGGTGGTTCGATGAAGATAGCGCCAAAAGCACGGCTGACCGACGGTCTTTTAGACGTGGTAATTGTTGGCGACGTTAGCTTAGGTGAGTTTCTTAGAAGCAACAAAAAGCTCTACAAGGGCGAGCACCTCGACCTGAAGCCTTTTACGTTTCTGCGAGGTAAGGAAGTGATTGCTGAGCCGGTAGATTATGATCCGGTCTTACTTGAGGCAGATGGCGAGCGGCCTGGCCAGCTCCCTGCGCGAATCGATCTGGTGCCCGATAGTATTCGCCTATGGGCCCCTTGGGATCGCGCTGAGGCAGGTTGA
- the aspS gene encoding aspartate--tRNA ligase, giving the protein MCGELRASDNESEVVLMGWVQNRRDHGGCVFIDLRDRDGLTQIVFDPQIDPVAHEKAGVLRSEWVLAVRGTVRDRGGNVNPRLDTGTIEVAALEVEVFASSPTPPFQIEDGIDTSEEVRFKYRYLDLRRPELQKNFMTRHRFNQLVRRSLDEQGFLELETPYLIKSTPEGARDYVVPSRVHAGKFFALPQSPQIFKQLFMVSGYDRYFQICRCFRDEDLRAERQPEFTQVDLEMSFCSPEDVQEVVEQMLAMIFRELKGVEVPLPFKRIPYDESMDRYGVDAPDIRFGLELINLGEIVKDSDFKVFADVAKRGGLVKGINLTGVGEFSRKELDSLTEFVKVYGAKGLAWVKIKEDGSWQSPIAKFFSDEKKAAVVDAMKLGVGDVAVFVADTAKITNAALGNLRKHVAKERGIVKTNEYAFCWVTDFPLMEHDEESGRFVAAHHPFTAPRVEERELLKTDPGNVKAQAYDVVLNGVEIGGGSIRIHEQALQQDMFAALGVDEHEQQEKFGFLLDALQYGAPPHGGLALGVDRILMLLCETASIRDVIAFPKTQKQTDLMLESPSVLDFKQMHELHIKTAQPQKAAPEAESEG; this is encoded by the coding sequence ATGTGCGGGGAGCTTAGAGCTTCTGATAACGAATCCGAAGTGGTACTCATGGGTTGGGTCCAAAATCGGCGAGATCACGGAGGTTGCGTGTTTATTGATTTGCGCGACCGAGACGGCCTGACACAAATCGTATTCGACCCACAAATTGATCCAGTTGCTCACGAAAAAGCCGGCGTGCTTCGAAGTGAGTGGGTTTTGGCTGTGCGAGGCACCGTTCGCGACCGTGGTGGCAACGTTAACCCGCGTCTGGATACGGGAACCATCGAAGTTGCTGCGTTAGAGGTTGAAGTATTTGCATCTTCCCCAACGCCGCCATTTCAAATTGAAGACGGCATCGATACATCTGAAGAGGTTCGTTTTAAGTATCGCTATCTCGACTTACGTCGTCCTGAACTCCAAAAGAATTTCATGACACGCCACCGCTTCAATCAGCTGGTGCGTCGTTCGCTTGACGAGCAGGGCTTTCTTGAGCTTGAAACGCCTTACCTGATTAAGAGCACTCCAGAGGGTGCGCGTGATTACGTGGTTCCAAGTCGCGTCCATGCCGGAAAGTTCTTTGCGCTTCCTCAGTCGCCGCAAATTTTCAAGCAGCTTTTCATGGTGAGTGGCTACGACCGCTATTTTCAAATTTGTCGCTGTTTTCGCGATGAAGATTTACGAGCCGAGCGTCAGCCTGAATTCACTCAGGTCGATTTAGAGATGAGCTTTTGTTCACCGGAAGATGTGCAAGAGGTTGTTGAGCAAATGCTGGCCATGATTTTCCGAGAACTTAAAGGCGTGGAGGTTCCGCTACCGTTTAAGCGTATTCCTTATGATGAATCGATGGACCGTTATGGTGTGGATGCACCCGATATTCGTTTTGGCCTAGAACTCATTAATCTCGGTGAGATTGTCAAAGACTCCGACTTTAAAGTGTTTGCTGATGTGGCTAAACGCGGAGGATTGGTCAAAGGAATCAATCTAACGGGCGTTGGCGAGTTTTCTCGCAAGGAACTCGATTCCCTCACTGAATTTGTGAAGGTCTACGGCGCCAAAGGTTTGGCCTGGGTCAAGATCAAGGAAGATGGTTCATGGCAGTCTCCAATCGCTAAGTTTTTCAGTGATGAGAAAAAAGCGGCAGTGGTAGATGCGATGAAGCTCGGGGTAGGCGATGTAGCAGTCTTTGTTGCGGATACAGCAAAGATAACCAATGCCGCTCTTGGTAATTTGCGAAAGCATGTAGCCAAGGAGCGAGGCATCGTAAAAACCAACGAATATGCTTTTTGTTGGGTTACCGATTTTCCATTGATGGAGCATGACGAAGAGTCAGGCCGTTTTGTGGCAGCTCACCACCCATTCACCGCACCGCGGGTTGAAGAACGAGAGCTTCTCAAGACCGATCCGGGCAACGTTAAAGCTCAAGCTTACGATGTGGTCCTCAATGGTGTTGAGATTGGTGGCGGTTCTATCCGAATTCACGAGCAGGCACTGCAGCAAGATATGTTCGCGGCACTTGGTGTTGACGAGCATGAGCAGCAAGAGAAATTCGGCTTTCTCTTGGACGCACTTCAGTACGGTGCACCACCTCACGGCGGACTTGCCTTGGGTGTAGACCGTATCTTGATGCTCTTGTGCGAAACGGCATCGATTCGAGATGTGATTGCATTTCCGAAGACCCAAAAGCAGACAGACTTAATGCTTGAGTCACCGTCTGTGTTGGACTTCAAGCAAATGCATGAGCTTCATATTAAAACGGCGCAGCCACAAAAAGCAGCTCCTGAGGCTGAGAGCGAGGGCTGA
- the rny gene encoding ribonuclease Y, producing the protein MTESLLMVVVGVVVGGLFYHLWLRAKGQTLDEEIERLRREVESEKRQLLKAAELEAKEALLKVQESHDEQTRQQRAQFAKSEARLQDQELELEASGKRLEERSQAMRGREEKLGRDEATTAKALKSAQAKVEKCETELNRVAGLTAEQAKAELIETIVDEAQKKAVGQVRAIQERARADANSEAQRILAASVQRLAGAYVSEKTVTTVKLPSDDLKGRIIGREGRNIRAIESATGVDIIIDDTPDAVILSSFHPVRRETAKLALEKLVEDGRIHPARIEEVVQGAREEIEQRIVRSGEEAVLELGIHGVHRELVKLLGSLKFRTIDGQNLLEHSLETAEIAGMLAAELGFDEKLARRVGLLHCVGYAVEHSVEGDHAKVGSEAARRHGEKKNVTKAILHYRDENPRDLVTVLLQVASRLSASRPGARQEKLDQYLRRLDDLEKLCTSFDGVEHAWAMMAGTEVRVVANYASITDDEAMVLAGDIAERIEKELTYPGEVRVTVLREARATEIAH; encoded by the coding sequence ATGACTGAGTCGTTATTGATGGTGGTCGTAGGAGTTGTCGTTGGCGGCTTGTTCTATCATCTATGGTTACGCGCGAAGGGCCAGACGCTTGATGAAGAAATCGAGCGACTGCGTCGAGAGGTAGAATCCGAGAAAAGACAACTCCTAAAGGCCGCTGAGCTTGAGGCGAAAGAAGCTTTGCTCAAGGTACAGGAATCTCACGATGAGCAAACTCGCCAGCAGCGTGCTCAGTTTGCAAAATCTGAAGCAAGGCTTCAGGATCAAGAACTGGAGCTTGAGGCTTCGGGGAAGCGGCTCGAAGAACGTAGCCAAGCGATGCGGGGCCGTGAGGAGAAGCTTGGGCGCGATGAGGCGACAACCGCAAAAGCTTTAAAGTCGGCGCAGGCTAAGGTCGAGAAGTGTGAAACCGAATTAAACCGAGTGGCTGGTCTGACTGCAGAACAAGCCAAGGCGGAGTTGATCGAAACCATTGTCGATGAAGCTCAGAAGAAGGCTGTGGGTCAGGTTCGAGCCATTCAAGAACGAGCACGTGCTGACGCAAATAGTGAGGCCCAGCGTATCTTGGCCGCCTCGGTTCAGCGTTTAGCTGGAGCGTACGTTAGCGAGAAAACCGTTACGACGGTTAAGCTGCCATCCGATGACCTCAAAGGACGAATCATTGGCCGAGAAGGGCGAAATATACGAGCGATTGAAAGTGCTACTGGGGTCGACATTATCATCGACGATACACCCGATGCAGTGATTCTAAGTTCGTTTCATCCTGTTCGCCGCGAGACCGCGAAGCTTGCTCTCGAAAAATTGGTCGAGGATGGACGAATTCACCCAGCACGAATCGAAGAGGTTGTGCAGGGGGCACGGGAAGAAATCGAGCAGCGTATTGTACGTTCCGGTGAAGAGGCTGTTCTTGAGCTAGGAATCCATGGGGTTCACCGAGAGCTTGTGAAACTTTTAGGTTCCCTAAAATTCCGTACCATCGATGGGCAAAACTTACTTGAGCACTCGCTTGAAACAGCTGAGATTGCCGGGATGTTGGCCGCTGAACTGGGCTTCGATGAAAAATTGGCACGGCGTGTGGGGCTCTTGCACTGCGTCGGTTATGCGGTGGAGCATTCCGTTGAAGGTGATCACGCTAAAGTAGGCTCTGAAGCTGCTAGGCGCCATGGCGAAAAGAAGAACGTTACCAAGGCTATTTTGCATTACCGGGATGAAAATCCACGGGACTTGGTGACCGTCTTGCTGCAAGTGGCCTCGCGTTTATCGGCCTCGCGCCCTGGGGCACGGCAAGAGAAATTAGACCAATATCTGCGGCGTCTTGATGATTTGGAAAAGCTTTGCACATCATTTGATGGGGTCGAGCATGCTTGGGCGATGATGGCGGGCACTGAGGTGCGGGTGGTTGCCAATTATGCATCCATCACTGATGACGAGGCTATGGTCTTGGCGGGTGATATTGCAGAGCGCATAGAGAAAGAACTAACATACCCGGGCGAGGTGAGAGTGACGGTGTTGCGGGAAGCCCGCGCCACCGAAATTGCTCACTAG
- a CDS encoding 5-formyltetrahydrofolate cyclo-ligase yields the protein MGKVKLRQELRLRRAAISKASRADFSASAAQNLVSIPELSKTENIGLFASVRDEIDTRPLFEELLYRGKNVFFPRMQKQSQSLSWGRIEAWDALVRGPMGIGQPVEAPNGSSELGLIVVPGLGFGLNGGRLGYGAGWYDRTLELFDGVVVGLGFECQVLDGVPVEEHDHLVDWIVTELRAVSVKE from the coding sequence ATGGGAAAAGTTAAATTAAGACAAGAGCTTAGGCTTCGGAGGGCGGCCATTTCAAAAGCCAGTCGAGCCGATTTTTCAGCGTCGGCGGCTCAAAATCTTGTTTCCATCCCCGAACTCTCCAAAACAGAGAATATTGGCCTTTTCGCGTCGGTTCGCGATGAAATAGACACTCGGCCATTGTTTGAGGAGCTGCTTTACCGTGGGAAAAACGTTTTTTTTCCGAGGATGCAAAAACAGTCCCAGTCTCTAAGCTGGGGGCGCATCGAGGCATGGGATGCCTTGGTGAGAGGTCCAATGGGTATCGGCCAACCCGTTGAGGCGCCGAACGGATCGAGTGAGCTGGGGTTGATTGTGGTTCCCGGCTTGGGTTTTGGGCTGAACGGTGGGAGACTGGGGTATGGCGCAGGGTGGTATGACCGCACTCTCGAATTGTTCGATGGGGTGGTCGTCGGCCTGGGTTTTGAATGTCAGGTATTGGATGGGGTGCCCGTTGAAGAGCACGACCATTTGGTTGATTGGATAGTCACAGAGTTGAGAGCCGTTTCCGTAAAGGAATAA